One segment of candidate division WOR-3 bacterium DNA contains the following:
- a CDS encoding fibronectin type III domain-containing protein — MLKIFFIFSLLPPSEIKAYDVPNDAGGRILVEWNLSPDDSLIDFYILFRQFQKEGTWALPETVSILKKGENSFIDQGLKNGISYRYFIRAVKGGEFIDSDYSNIAIPSAQWFHKKRLSALILLIIIVSLLLFYIEKAKKGEHLYIRKIAGLDAIDEAVGRSTELGKPLLFSLGLGTIAEIPTIAGLSILKRVAKKAAEYETDLIVPCFDPVVFVAAQETVKEGYLEAGRPDLYKEGNVFFLSYEQFGYAAGVDGIMLREKPGAVFLQGYFYAESLILAETGNSIGAIQISGTTAVTQLPFFVAATDYTLIGEEMYAASAYLEKEPLSLATIKGEDWVKILLIIVILAGVTLETLSFFVKNPFLHFLKEFFTIL, encoded by the coding sequence ATGTTAAAAATTTTTTTTATTTTCTCCCTTTTGCCCCCTTCAGAGATAAAGGCATATGATGTTCCAAATGATGCTGGTGGAAGAATTTTAGTTGAATGGAATCTCTCTCCTGATGATTCCTTGATAGATTTTTATATTCTTTTTAGACAATTTCAAAAAGAAGGAACTTGGGCTTTGCCAGAAACTGTCTCTATATTAAAAAAAGGTGAAAATTCTTTTATTGATCAAGGTTTAAAGAATGGTATTAGTTACAGATATTTTATAAGAGCTGTTAAGGGTGGAGAATTTATAGATAGCGATTATTCCAATATAGCGATTCCATCTGCCCAGTGGTTTCATAAAAAAAGATTAAGTGCTTTGATACTTTTGATTATTATTGTGAGTTTACTTTTATTTTACATTGAAAAAGCTAAAAAAGGTGAACATCTTTATATAAGAAAAATAGCTGGTTTAGATGCCATTGATGAAGCAGTGGGAAGATCAACAGAACTTGGTAAACCTTTGCTTTTTTCTCTTGGCCTTGGGACAATTGCTGAAATACCAACTATAGCAGGACTTTCTATATTAAAAAGAGTTGCAAAAAAGGCAGCGGAATATGAAACTGATTTAATTGTTCCCTGTTTTGATCCTGTTGTTTTTGTGGCTGCTCAGGAGACAGTTAAGGAGGGATATTTAGAGGCAGGAAGACCTGACCTTTATAAGGAAGGAAATGTATTTTTCCTTTCTTATGAACAATTTGGTTATGCAGCTGGTGTTGATGGAATAATGCTTAGAGAAAAACCTGGTGCAGTATTTCTGCAAGGGTATTTCTATGCTGAATCTTTAATTTTGGCAGAAACGGGTAACTCAATCGGTGCTATTCAGATTTCAGGAACAACTGCAGTTACACAGCTTCCATTTTTTGTTGCAGCCACTGATTATACTTTGATTGGTGAAGAAATGTATGCAGCGAGTGCATATCTTGAAAAGGAACCCTTATCCCTTGCTACCATAAAGGGAGAAGATTGGGTTAAAATTCTCTTAATTATTGTTATTTTAGCTGGTGTTACTCTTGAAACTCTGTCTTTTTTTGTTAAAAACCCCTTTTTACATTTTTTAAAAGAATTTTTTACAATTTTATAG